A window of [Clostridium] innocuum genomic DNA:
TTTACCGTGTGGTACTATTGGCATACAGGGAAGATGTCAGACTTCATGAGAGTTCAACTCTTGCGAAAGGAGAGATCATATGCTGATAGGTGAAGTTTTTGAGGAGTTTATAAATGTCGTTCAGGAAAACAATCGCTATACGATTGGGCTTGTGAATGATAATATGACAGTGACATTATGCAGTAATAAAGCGGAAATCGGACGGCAGATTGATGTAAACCGTCCGGATAAGCACAATGCATTTTTTGAAGTACGTGTAAAGGGACAGGATTTCGGCTTCCTGTGGGTGAGTGGCAATGATGAAAATCTGCCGATGATCAGTAAGCTTTTGAATGAATCCCTTACCGTACGGCTGATGTATGAAATCAATCAGAAAACCTTAAACCAGAAGGTCACTAAGGATGACGAGCTGGTGAAGTATATACTGAATACGGAAAACTTTGATATGAATCATGTGTTAAGCCTTCTGGATGAACTGGAAATAGATAAAAATAAACCAAGGGTGGCGATTTATGTGGTTCATAATGAAGGATTCAATACAAAGGATGTCATGCGATTGAAAATGAAGCCGGACAGTAAGGAAATCATCTATTCTCTGTTGAATAGCAAATGCCTGCTGATCTTCAAGGATTTGCCGGAAACTTGCCAGTCATCGACAGATTTCAAGCCGTTTATACGTGACTATATCCGCAGTCTGCGGGAATGGGAGATGACAGACTGTTATTACTTTGTCGGTTCCATTCAGAAAAAGCTGCGGCAGTATGCAATCAGCTATCAGAATTGTCTATGGCTGAAGAACCATGTAACATACGAGAAGGATGTCCCGGTATTTTTCTCCGATTATCTCTATGACTATTTTCTGTCAAAGGTAGCGGTGGATGATATCAGGGATGTGTTTGATTATTATAGGGAATGCGGAAAAGGTGTCGATATTGAGGAAATGGTGGACATCTGCGATAAACTGTTTGTGAATGATTTCAATCTGACACAAGCCGCAGACGATCTGTTTCTGCATAAAAATACATTGATATATAAGCTTAAGAAATATGAGGAAGTTTTTCAGATAGATGTCCGGGGAAGTTTTCAGGGAAAGGTTCTCTTAATGCTGATATCCTATGCATTGAGAGAATATCAGAAACGAGTTCAAGTAGGTGATGAAGCATGAGTACAAAAATCAAACTTGCACGGATAGACAAACGATTACTGCATGCGACAGTTGCTTTGAACTGGAATCAGTTTATCGATGCAGACAATGTACTGATTGTTGATCCGGATTATGTGAATGATCCATTTATTGCTGATGTAATGCAGCTTTGTCTTCCCAAGACCATGAAAGTTAAAATTTTCTCCATAGAACAATTTCTTGAATATATCAATGAAGGACGCAATATTAAGGCAATGGTTATTTTTCCTAATTTAAGTGTTGCCTGTGATGCAGTGAAAGCGGGTTTCCGTACGAAGGAAATTCAAATGCCGTATCCGGCAAGCCGTATGATGATCAAAAGCCTCTCGGATTATTTCAGTGAAGAAGATATTGAAAAGATCCGTTATATCCAGAGTCAGGGAATCCGTATGTTCTTTCAGACGGCGCCCTTTGACAATAAGGATTACTCGATCTTTAAAAAATAAAGAAAAGAGGACAAATATTTATGTTTGACGGTATTATAACACCAATCGTAACACCGTTTCATCGTGATGAGGAACAGAGTATCAACTATGAAGCGACAAAGCAGCTGATCGATCATTTGATCGCTAAGGGCGTTAAGGGAATCTTCATCCTTGGAAGCAATGGAGAGTTTCATGTGATCGAGGAAGCGGAAAAAATAGAATTTGCCGAAAAGGTGATCGGGATGGTTGACCACCGTGTGCCGGTCTATGTAGGGACAGGGGCATGCAGCACAAAGGAAACCATCCGTCTGTCAAAGAAGATGGAGGAGCTGGGTGCGGATGCTCTGAGTGTCATCACACCGTATTTTCTGACACCGACAGAGGAAGAGCTGGTACAGCATTTCACAGCGGTTGCGGAAAGTGTAAGTATTCCCATCATTCTCTACAACATCCCAAAGGCAACAGGCTGTAACTTAAGCGCAGAGGTTGTGGGACGTCTGGCAGAGGTAGAAAACATTCGCGGTATCAAGGACAGCAGCGGAAAGGAAGAAAATCTGAAGGCATACGCAGAGCTTGCGAAGCGGGATGATTTTGATCTGCTGATCGGTTCGGATTCCAAAATCAGCTATGGCTATGCTTTGGGGGCAAGCGGTGCCGTGGCAGGAACCTCCAATGTGATAACGGAGGTGCTGGTGGAGCTGGACAGGGCACTGCGTAAGGGAGAAACAGAAAAAGCAGAGGAATTGCAGAAGGACATTGATGTACTGCGCGGCGTATTGAAGCTGGGAACGGTACCGGTTGTCATGAAGCGTGCGGCAGAGCTGGCAGGGATTGCGGAAATCGGACCGGCAAGAAAGCCGGTACAGGAATGCAGTGCACAGGATGATGAGAAAATCAAAGAGATGCTGCAGCATTATCATTTATTATAAAAAAGACCTGTATCCTTTTGGGATATGCTTAAATAAGGTTTAAGAAAAGAGGAATTCAAACTATTGGTGTTCATCCATAGATATTGAATTCCTTTTTTAGGATTTGTTTGAAGTGTATTTGGAAATATTTACAAGTTGTAATTTAAAAAGGCATTATCTACAATCAGATTGATTCATATACACTTATAATTGAAAATATGTATATGGATTATAAGTGGAAAGCTGTGAAATATTATCATCTAAGGAGATACCACCTGTAAAATTGTCTATGAGAACATCATCGAAAAGAACTGGGTGTACATACAGCTCAATGATTGATTCACCTGATAATCGCTGCTTATATTTCAAATATTTAGGGATACTTGAAATATAAGAAAGATGCTTTAGACCTGTTGACTGTAATTCAGATTGCAGC
This region includes:
- a CDS encoding PucR family transcriptional regulator; this translates as MLIGEVFEEFINVVQENNRYTIGLVNDNMTVTLCSNKAEIGRQIDVNRPDKHNAFFEVRVKGQDFGFLWVSGNDENLPMISKLLNESLTVRLMYEINQKTLNQKVTKDDELVKYILNTENFDMNHVLSLLDELEIDKNKPRVAIYVVHNEGFNTKDVMRLKMKPDSKEIIYSLLNSKCLLIFKDLPETCQSSTDFKPFIRDYIRSLREWEMTDCYYFVGSIQKKLRQYAISYQNCLWLKNHVTYEKDVPVFFSDYLYDYFLSKVAVDDIRDVFDYYRECGKGVDIEEMVDICDKLFVNDFNLTQAADDLFLHKNTLIYKLKKYEEVFQIDVRGSFQGKVLLMLISYALREYQKRVQVGDEA
- a CDS encoding PTS sugar transporter subunit IIB; its protein translation is MSTKIKLARIDKRLLHATVALNWNQFIDADNVLIVDPDYVNDPFIADVMQLCLPKTMKVKIFSIEQFLEYINEGRNIKAMVIFPNLSVACDAVKAGFRTKEIQMPYPASRMMIKSLSDYFSEEDIEKIRYIQSQGIRMFFQTAPFDNKDYSIFKK
- the dapA gene encoding 4-hydroxy-tetrahydrodipicolinate synthase encodes the protein MFDGIITPIVTPFHRDEEQSINYEATKQLIDHLIAKGVKGIFILGSNGEFHVIEEAEKIEFAEKVIGMVDHRVPVYVGTGACSTKETIRLSKKMEELGADALSVITPYFLTPTEEELVQHFTAVAESVSIPIILYNIPKATGCNLSAEVVGRLAEVENIRGIKDSSGKEENLKAYAELAKRDDFDLLIGSDSKISYGYALGASGAVAGTSNVITEVLVELDRALRKGETEKAEELQKDIDVLRGVLKLGTVPVVMKRAAELAGIAEIGPARKPVQECSAQDDEKIKEMLQHYHLL